ACACACCATAGAGGTAGTAAGTTTCCACTCACTGCTCAAATTCGCGCTAAGTACAAGAGCAAATTGCGGCGTCCAGTGACTTGGGCTAGTAGGCGCTGGCACCCCTTTTTCGTGAGGGAGGCTTGGCTACCTCCAGCTGAACCAATCGAAAGCGAGGGCAAGTATCGAAGAGTAAGCGATCTTATTGCAAATAGACAAAGGCTGGAAAGAAGTGATTGGTATCAAAGCATGATCGACCGGGTGCGCACTAAGGGGTCAGTGCGCTACAAGTTTCAGAAGATGTATAGTGAGTCTGAAGTAGACGCTTTCTTCAATGAGCATGTTGGGCCACTGATCGAAAGCATGGCGAAAGAGGGGTACAGGGAAGATCTGGCTCCCGAGCATGGTACTGTGTTAGTTGGTGAAGACGGAAGGCTGTATAAGACAGGCGGTGGAAGCCACCGTTTCTATGTGGCGCGCGAATTGGGTGTGAAAAGCGTGCCCGTTACGGTTGCTAGCGTCCACGAAGATTGGGTTCGAGCCCAGGGTGTTGTACCCGATCGCCACGGGCTGCGTGAACTGCCAAAGCTGCTAAGATCTCTGGGGAACTGCACTGACTAGCAGCAGGGTAAACCTCATTACTGTGAGGTGCGAAGCCCCAAAGGAGCTTGGATATGGTCAATTAACCTAGATGTCCAACGGGATACATTGCAGTTTGCAATCACAGGCGCTCAAAGCGCAGCACTGAGCAATGAACCCTTTATGTGCACAAAGCTACTCCTGTGACCGGCAAGTAAGTTCCGAGACGGCTGGATTCAGAAGTGGTAATGCATAATCCAGGATCAGCCTTTGGAAAAAACGAAAACTTTTTCGCCTCTGCGTAACGCATACTTGACTACATCTTCTCCCTTTGCAGTTACTTCCCTTTCAAGCTTCAAGCCTCCGCGCTCAATTCTGTCCTTGAAATCTCTGCCATAAAACCGCACATGGTCTTTTTGCCCGAAGTGAAGCAGACGGCCATGTTTTGTATCGATGTCCTCATTCTCATAAGTGGTGTCCCAGCCTTCTATTATCGGAACCATGCATATTAGCAAGCCATCTTTTCTTAAAATGCGACTTATTTCGCTAGCACTCCTTAGGTCATCTACATGTTCTAAAACATGATTGGCAATGACCAATTTTACTGAGGAGTCTGGCAGGTTTATGTCTTCTATATTTAATATTAAGTCTGCAGTCTGTTTAATATCGGCTGTTGAATAATTATTCCATCTCTCTCTTAGCCGTTTTTCTAGACCTTGCTCTGGTGCGAAATGAATGACCTTATCATCAACAGCTATTTCATCGGCGATCAGGTTTCTTTCAAGCGCAAGCCATAAAAGCCTATGCCTTTCTTTGCTGTAACATTTGGGACATCTGATATCTATCCTAGGAGGACTTCCAGCTATACCAAAAAATCCTTGATATCCACATATGCAGCAAATTCTTTCAGCTATTGGTCTCAAGGACTTCAATGCCTTACGGTATTGCTTGATATTCCAGAGCAAGTTATGCAAAAATATTCTTTTTATATAACATCTAACCTTGTTTTTCATGATGGAAACCGTTGTTTGTGGTAGAAACTTTATTCAGATTAAATGCCGCTATTAGTGGTTTGTTTTCAGGAACTGTTGCCCCAAATAAGTGACAATTCGAAAAACGTATTTACTGGTTCTAGGCTAGTCGTAACGCTTCTGTGATAGTTAAAACCGACTTCTTATGTTTACAGCAGGATCAGTTGGCTTTAATCCCCGTAATTACATTTTACAAAATTTCCGGCACCTTCGCAATCTGTGTGGGTGACACCCCCATCTACTCACGCAACCGCCGATCTACATATTGTGCCATAGGGTGAGGCAGGCAGATGGGTGAGCTTGCCAGCGATCAGGTAGCAGATGGAGATCAGATTCTTCGTGGTGCGAAATCCTCGTGCACGGCCCTTGGCAACTTGAATCTGACCGTTCATGCTTTCGACGGGGCCGTTTGATAAGCGAGAGTCAAAGGCGTTGAGGATGCCCTGCCAGTGAGCCTTGAGCGTTAACGCTAGGCGCTTGAACGGCTCCAGCCGGCAGCGCCGAGCCCAACTGTACCAGGCGTTGAGGTTTTGCTCAGCCTCTCTGCGAGCACCACTGCCGGTCAGTATTTCGCGCAGTGCCTCCTTGAGCCGCCAGGCGCGGGCTGTTTTCAGCCTCGTCCGTGACAGGTAATGCAGTTCGGTGAGCTGCTTGAGCGTGTGCCGCGAGGCATCCTTAAGCCAGACCCAGCGAGTGCGCTTGAGCGCAGGCTCCAGGCGCACCTCGGCGCGGCGGACCTCGTCGACTGCCTGATTAGCCAGCTGCACCACATGGAAGGCGTCGAAGGTAATCGCTGCCTCGGGTAGATACCGCTGCACGCCGGCGATGTAGGCCTTGCTCATATCGATGCATACCGCCTCGACAGAGTCCCTATCGCCGCCGTGATCGTGTAGATCCGCCACAAACGCCCCAATGGTCGACTGGTTCCGCCCTTCGCAGGCAAAGAGTAGGCGTCGGTCATCAAGGTCCTGGAAGACAGTGATATAGTTATGCCCGCGCCGCGAGGCCGTCTCGTCGATGCCGACAGCGCGAACGTTGCTGAAGTCCTCCTGAGCACGGGCTGCTTCCACGTAGTGGTTGAGGATTCGCCAAATTGGGTCA
This Halorhodospira halochloris DNA region includes the following protein-coding sequences:
- a CDS encoding methyltransferase domain-containing protein, with the translated sequence MKNKVRCYIKRIFLHNLLWNIKQYRKALKSLRPIAERICCICGYQGFFGIAGSPPRIDIRCPKCYSKERHRLLWLALERNLIADEIAVDDKVIHFAPEQGLEKRLRERWNNYSTADIKQTADLILNIEDINLPDSSVKLVIANHVLEHVDDLRSASEISRILRKDGLLICMVPIIEGWDTTYENEDIDTKHGRLLHFGQKDHVRFYGRDFKDRIERGGLKLEREVTAKGEDVVKYALRRGEKVFVFSKG
- a CDS encoding ISL3 family transposase, whose amino-acid sequence is MAVDLSNVLVCLNPPPILYGFPKPLTGDDPIWRILNHYVEAARAQEDFSNVRAVGIDETASRRGHNYITVFQDLDDRRLLFACEGRNQSTIGAFVADLHDHGGDRDSVEAVCIDMSKAYIAGVQRYLPEAAITFDAFHVVQLANQAVDEVRRAEVRLEPALKRTRWVWLKDASRHTLKQLTELHYLSRTRLKTARAWRLKEALREILTGSGARREAEQNLNAWYSWARRCRLEPFKRLALTLKAHWQGILNAFDSRLSNGPVESMNGQIQVAKGRARGFRTTKNLISICYLIAGKLTHLPASPYGTICRSAVA